A stretch of DNA from candidate division KSB1 bacterium:
AAACAAATAAAAAAGTGATAATAGATCAGTTAAATAGTGAACAAAAAATGATAAACAATCTCATCAGTAAGCTAAAGGCCAACAGCTAAAAGCCAATGGCTGAATAGTTACGACCATCAATAAAAAGTTTGCTAAAATAAACTTTTACACTGTAATAATATTATGCAATCCAATGAATTTCATGTCATAGTGGTAGGTGGCGGACCCGCCGGTTCAACTTGTGCGGCGTTATTAAGCAAAGCCGGTTTG
This window harbors:
- a CDS encoding FAD-dependent monooxygenase, translated to MQSNEFHVIVVGGGPAGSTCAALLSKAGL